A part of Streptomyces sp. NBC_01497 genomic DNA contains:
- a CDS encoding alpha/beta hydrolase, with product MRPATATAAAVTTVIGIGAAAAVAAGRYASDAALKAPPRRPLPSDPKVTVHGTAAGRITLTRSLASLRPGTYGLKGPGVHAAVGPVVGGAERSADTVVRRLLRVSQGRLTPGTRLWLTPEVYAGDPRSALGLDHREVLVPGELGDAPAWFVPGTRDTWVICVHGLGTGRAQTMNLMPFLTERRFPLLAVSYRGDEGAPRPREGLGHLGETEWRDLDAAIGFALRGGARRVVLYGWSVGATMALRCAVGSERRSRISGLVLDSPVLDWRATLRALASARTPAPLVPLAVRAAEGRTGLDTHRSATADFPHRLKIPTLILHGPGDTVAPWAASRAMARQRPDLISLHTVPNAPHAAMWNADPEKYEEALRRYITPLM from the coding sequence GTGCGCCCCGCTACAGCGACGGCAGCTGCCGTCACCACAGTGATCGGGATCGGTGCGGCTGCGGCAGTCGCGGCCGGCCGCTACGCGAGCGACGCGGCACTCAAGGCACCTCCCCGACGGCCCCTGCCCAGCGACCCGAAGGTCACCGTGCACGGCACCGCGGCCGGTCGGATCACCCTCACCCGCAGCCTCGCGTCACTGCGTCCCGGCACGTACGGCCTGAAGGGGCCCGGCGTGCATGCCGCCGTCGGTCCGGTGGTCGGGGGCGCCGAGCGCAGCGCGGACACCGTCGTACGGCGGCTCCTGCGGGTCAGTCAGGGCAGGCTCACGCCGGGCACCAGGCTCTGGCTCACGCCCGAGGTGTACGCGGGTGACCCCCGCAGCGCGCTCGGCCTCGACCACCGCGAGGTGCTCGTCCCCGGGGAACTGGGCGACGCGCCCGCCTGGTTCGTGCCCGGCACCCGCGACACCTGGGTCATCTGCGTCCACGGCCTCGGCACCGGCCGGGCCCAGACGATGAACCTCATGCCGTTCCTCACCGAGCGGCGCTTCCCCCTCCTCGCGGTGTCCTACCGGGGCGACGAGGGCGCGCCCCGCCCCAGGGAGGGCCTCGGTCACCTCGGCGAGACGGAGTGGCGCGATCTCGACGCGGCCATCGGCTTCGCCCTGCGCGGCGGTGCCCGGCGCGTGGTTCTCTACGGCTGGTCCGTCGGCGCCACCATGGCGCTGCGCTGCGCCGTCGGCTCCGAGCGCAGGTCGCGCATCAGCGGACTGGTCCTCGACTCACCCGTGCTGGACTGGCGCGCCACCCTCAGGGCCCTGGCGTCGGCCCGTACCCCGGCGCCGCTCGTGCCGCTGGCCGTGCGCGCGGCCGAGGGCAGGACGGGGCTGGACACCCACCGGAGCGCGACGGCCGACTTCCCCCACCGCCTCAAGATCCCGACCCTGATCCTGCACGGCCCCGGCGACACCGTCGCCCCGTGGGCCGCGTCCCGTGCCATGGCCCGCCAGAGGCCCGACCTGATCAGTCTCCACACGGTTCCGAATGCGCCCCACGCGGCCATGTGGAACGCCGACC
- a CDS encoding class II aldolase/adducin family protein, giving the protein MTEMTDQQADRLRDALTGPWLDLVATARRTAAEGLVVGTSGNVSVRVDDLVLVTPSGVAYDRLGAADTVAVRLDGTRVLGAFTPTSELPMHLAVYRTTDAQAVVHTHAVHATAVSTLVPELPLVHYMTAALGGPVRVAPYETYGSDALAERMLEALEGRSGCLLQNHGALTYGACLDQAYDRTAQLEWMCRVWLTAAAVPGREPSLLSREEIRRVGEKLAGYGQRPAGGAGPGPGGTGGQG; this is encoded by the coding sequence ATGACAGAGATGACGGATCAGCAGGCGGACCGGCTCAGGGACGCGCTGACCGGGCCGTGGCTCGACCTCGTCGCCACCGCCCGCAGGACCGCCGCGGAGGGCCTCGTCGTCGGCACCTCGGGCAATGTGTCCGTCCGCGTGGACGACCTCGTCCTCGTCACCCCCAGCGGCGTGGCCTACGACCGGCTCGGCGCGGCGGACACCGTCGCCGTACGCCTGGACGGCACGCGGGTCCTCGGCGCCTTCACCCCCACCAGCGAACTGCCCATGCACCTCGCCGTGTACCGCACCACCGACGCCCAGGCGGTCGTCCACACCCACGCCGTGCACGCCACCGCCGTCTCCACGCTCGTCCCCGAACTGCCGCTCGTGCACTACATGACCGCCGCGCTCGGCGGGCCCGTGCGGGTCGCGCCCTACGAGACGTACGGCAGCGACGCCCTCGCCGAGCGGATGCTCGAAGCGCTGGAGGGCCGGTCCGGCTGCCTCCTGCAAAACCACGGCGCCCTGACCTACGGGGCCTGTCTCGACCAGGCGTACGACCGCACGGCGCAGCTGGAGTGGATGTGCCGGGTGTGGCTCACCGCCGCGGCGGTGCCCGGCCGGGAGCCCTCGCTGCTGTCACGGGAGGAGATCCGCAGGGTCGGGGAGAAACTCGCGGGCTACGGCCAACGCCCCGCCGGCGGGGCAGGCCCGGGGCCGGGGGGCACGGGCGGACAGGGCTGA